The Arabidopsis thaliana chromosome 5, partial sequence genomic interval TCCTCGTTCATAAGGTGAGTGTAAGCTCCAGCCTTGTGCAATGCTACAATACATTAATGTTaattcatcaatcaaattaTGTTACTAATTAAGTGTTTAGTTAGTTAATAGTTTTATTGTGCTTACGATAAAAGGAATGGTATCGGATGATGAATAGTCCCGGGGATGGTAAGGTGCTTCCATTCTCCTTGGCCACCTATTTAACCATATAATAATCGTTTTGTGAATCATGTAATCATAATTAATGATTATAGTTGATAAACTATAGAAAGGAATTAAAGAATTTACCAGATACATGTAGTCATCATGTCCCCATGACATAAGAACATTTTCAAGTCCACAGCCTTCAGAATAAATTCCAGCTTTGGTATTGTACTTAGGGTTGTTAAAATCAGGGTTTTCCATAAAATACTACAATCATggttgaaaaggaaaaaaatatattatagaaatCACTTGTTTGGTAAATATTAATCAACTAGGTTCTAACTATCAATATTTTGAGGATgtcaaaaaaagaactatCAATACTTTGAGTAACTAGCAAAATATATTGAGTTATATGTACCTTGTGGTGTACGTTAGATTCATCAAATGCACACCCAACAGGAAATGTGTCACCTAAACGGATAGAGAATTCATAAATCACTTACTTAAAATTGATAAGTTTACTACTTAGTAAATCAGGATTAATTAatgaaagaaatcaaagattaAACTTACCAACAACAGCCCATTGAGGAAGCCCTCCAAACTGTGGTAGGGTAAGAACCTTCCCAAGATCTGGAAGTTCAGtcatttttagtatttttaggATTCttataatatgataattttgattcttataaGCATGAGTTTTTGTcataaataacaattaattaCCATGGATAAGCGCAGTGAGATGAAGCCAATCTTCGTTAGGATAATCTTTACGGATTGCTTCCGCAGATTGAAGCAAATGTTGAATTTGTGGTTCGTCGAGGTCGGGATCACTCTCGTCCACCACTTCTTTTGAAAGTTCACAACATTCCCAAATGTTCATCACCATCTTGTCCAATTTTCCATACTCACTTCTCATTTTCTGTACCTGCAAACGTATCATAAGTTagtaacaatatattttataacaGATGAGAAACAACAATATGTATCGTATGTTCATTTCGGCTAACATCGTTAggaaagatttttattttcattagtAATTCATAAATCACGTCCATGCAAAAATAATAGGACTCAACTATAATGTTGATCACACAATctaataaaccctaaaccatataagatatataagaGATCTTACAAAGTCtaaagtttggttagtgtgtTGTGTTGCATAGAAATGTTCGACGCTCTTTTGCCTCTCGCTGTTTGTATCCGTGTAGTCTCTGCAATAATTTACAtcaataaaatcttaaatgtTTTGGAAAACATTTTAGAAATCGTCTAAATTATTTCTTGAGAAAAAAGGAACCTGAATTGACGACCAAATGCGTTCATCTCAGGAGCCAAAAACACTTCATCATCGGATGATATCTTCGACATTGGTATGTCGCTGTCCAATCGTAACTCTCCGGTCTTCTGCGTTGTCGAGTCCTCATGtacttaaacaaaacaaaaaagaaacaaaaaaacttctaTTTTTACGAAATCTCaagataaaatttatagaagaaaaaaaactacaaagaaaagaataacaaaGGAAGATAGATAGatgttttaccaaaaacagGGTTTTCGACGGAGATATTCatcttccaaaaaaaaacaaagtaaaaaagaagatgagttaTGAAAACTAAAGATCGAGAGAGAATGTCTACGAAAAGATGTAATTTGATGGAGACACAAAAAGGGTATTTGTAGTGGTGATGGTTTAGGAGACGATAGGTACTTTCCTCTATATTTAGAGAGAAATCCAAATCTTTTGACCACGAAAAATAAACTTTgtccaagaaaataaaaactgtgGCATGATAAAGATCTCTTAACATTTATATACAagagttaatttttttgttttcgttttttttagtttatttactCTACTGcgtttgtttatgttttgaaatataCCAAACATCCTAAATCCTTAAATTTACTCTCTTCTTGATTGGTCAACTTTTTGGcatattttcttccttttaagATTTAGGAAGACATGTGTCATGTTCTAAAATAGATATAGTAGACTATTAACATCTATGTGATATTCTTATGAATTATCATAGACACATATGTCCAAGAGAGTTAATTATACTTagattctccattttcttattcaaaaaaaaaaagattctccattttcttacCTTTTTATCAGTGTTTTTCACTTTCCCCccatttttcatatttataacATTCACACTTATTAGTTTCTCCCCCATTTATGCTATTTACAGTATATTCTCCTTCAAATTTTGGAGTATTGTGGATTTTGAACATGTGTAAATTGTAATAAATTGGTTGtctttttacgttttttttctttttcttttgattatgttCGTAACTAATTGACTAACTAACTTTAGAGCCAAGTGGAGAAGACAATTCGTGTGAGTTTCCACGGCCCATGCTTTCGACTTTTgagtgaaaacaaatatttttgcatTGTTAAAAGACAACTCAAAAATATCTCGTTGTTATTAGTTTGTTACAAATACTACAATGGCATAACAGTTTTCGTAATATAAGTTTTCCTTCGacatcattttcttatttcctttAAATTATGATGGAAGAAGATTACGACATCAAAAGCTAGAGAAAAACATTATGAGATGATGAAGTTTGTTGCAACGGctaaaaacagaacattacAACTTAGGCCTTTCATAAAACATATGGGCTTTTATGGCCCATTAAAAATCGGGCTTAGTGGACTTATTTCagtctcatatatatattttgagtgGCGCATCAGTCTCATCTTCCTCCATGGCTCTAAACAACTTTTTGACTTTCCAACTACTCCTTCTTCTACTTCGTGTTTCATCGGAATCTCCATGGATCGTCGCCGGAGATGTGTCTCGAATCCCGATCAATTTCCTCGAATTAGCAAAGAGCCCGGAGGTTTTCGATTCAATGGTGAGAATCAGAAGGAAAATCCACGAGAATCCTGAGCTGGGATACGAGGAATTCGAAACTAGTAAGTTCATTAGGTCGGAGCTTGACCTTATCGGAGTTAAGTATAGGTTTCCGGTAGCTATCACCGGTATTATCGGATATATCGGTACCGGAGAACCACCATTCGTCGCTCTAAGAGCAGATATGGATGCTTTGCCTATTCAGGTCTAGTACCAATTCACAGAACTCTCATCGATTAGTTACATTTAGGTCTATGGTTCAGAAATTTGGATTAAGGATTAGAacataatttgatttgataattgAATTCAGGAAGCTGTTGAGTGGGAGCACAAGAGCAAAAATCCTGGAAAAATGCATGCTTGTGGACATGATGGTCATGTTGCTATGCTTCTTGGTGCTGCTAAGATACTTCAACAACATCGCCAACATTTGCAGGTCTATGCATATTTCCCTTTTATACTACTTTCATCAGTAACATTGGTctaacacatttttttgtttttgtttagggAACTGTGGTGCTTATCTTTCAGCCAGCTGAGGAAGGTTTGAGTGGAGCAAAGAtgatgagagaagaaggagcGTTGAAGAACGTTGAAGCTATTTTTGGTATACATCTTTCCCCCCGGACTCCCTTTGGGAAAGCTGCTTCACTTGCAGGTTCATTTATGGCTGGAGCTGGAGCTTTCGAGGCTGTAATCACTGGGAAAGGAGGTCATGCTGCCATCCCTCAGCATACAATAGATCCTGTTGTTGCAGCTTCAAGCATTGTCCTCAGTCTTCAACACTTGGTTTCACGTGAAACTGACCCTTCGGATTCAAAGGTTTCATTTTTTACTCTTTGATGATTTCTCTCCTGGTCTATGCTTAATTTGTAGTATAACTTATTAAGGTTTCTTCTGTAGGTGGTCACAGTTACTAAGGTTAATGGAGGCAACGCGTTCAATGTCATCCCTGATTCAATCACCATAGGAGGAACTCTTCGAGCCTTTACCGGGTTTACTCAGCTTCAGGAGAGAATCAAAGAGGTGATCTGAtcctttttgatttttttctctgtatGTTATTTTACCATAGAATCAACAAACCCTGGTTTCAACTTTTGATTCTAGATTATTACAAAGCAAGCAGCCGTTCACCGATGCAATGCGTCCGTGAATCTAGCACCCAATGGTAACCAACCGATGCCACCAACTGTGAACAACATGGACTTATACAAGAAATTCAAGAAGGTGGTTAGGGATTTGTTGGGTCAAGAAGCTTTTGTGGAAGCAGTGCCTGAAATGGGATCCGAGGACTTCTCATACTTTGCAGAAACAATCCCGGGCCATTTCTCCCTCTTGGGAATGCAAGATGAGACCCAAGGTTATGCGTCGTCTCATTCACCACACTATAGAATCAACGAGGATGTTCTTCCTTACGGAGCTGCTATCCATGCAACGATGGCAGTACAGTACCTCAAAGATAAGGCTTCTAAAGGTTCTGTCTCAGGCTTTCATGACGAACTCTAATCCCTGTCAACCTTGGTACAGTTTCCTCATCGGTCATTGGTTCGAATTCAGAAGTACCAAATTTACACTCCATTGTTGATAGAATTCCATTTAAATGATGAAAAGCCTTAATTCGTAGAACAATTTCAATTGGGAAATTCTCAActtttatgatatgtttgtgTAACTGTAACATACTGGCATAATCTTAGAACATGAATTATAATTAATAGGCTAGTCTTGTTGTAATGCATTGGCAAAACCACAccttttatgtttatattgaTCAGAATCGGAGATTTTAAGCATCAATTTACATTCTTTGGAAGGAAAGAAACTCAAGATTGCATAATGCTTCATCAAGACCAGCCTCTGCTTTAATACTTTAAATCATGAACTTCATTCGGTGTCGCCTTGACCCGCTATCGAGAGACCAACGAATTGTGCCTCCAAACGTCTCCTATCTAGCTACTTAGTTTGGAGTGTTCCAACCTTAATGTGTTCTAGTTGTATTctccttttgttgttgttgttatagtTGTCCTTTGACGTCGTCATTTGCTTGTTTCCTTTAATCTTGATGGAAGAAGATTACGACATCAAAgctagagaaacaaaaaaaaactcaaaagaaaacaaaacattatgtGATGATGAAGTTTGTTGCAACGGCTAAACAGAGCATATACTGTTTAGACCTTTCATCAACAATATGGGCTTTTTGGCCCATTAAAAATCGGGCTTTGTGGACTTGTTTCagtctcatatatatatatgagttaaATCAGAAATTGGTTGTCATCTTCCTCCATGGCTCTAAACAAGCTCCTCAGTTTGACTTTCCAACTACTCCTTTTTCTACTTAGTGTTTCATCGGAATCTCCATGGATCGCCGAAGATACGTCTCAAATCCAGACGAAGCTCCTCGAATTCGCGAAGAGTCCGGAGGTCTTCGATTGGATGGTGAAAATCAGAAGGAAAATCCACGAGAATCCGGAGCTTGGTTACGAAGAACTCGAGACCAGTAAACTCATTAGGTCGGAGCTGGAACTTATCGGAATCAAGTATAGGTATCCTGTAGCTATCACCGGTGTTATCGGATATATCGGCACCGGAGAACCGCCATTCGTCGCCCTGAGAGCTGATATGGATGCTTTGCCTATTCAGGTGTATTACCAATTCACATAATTCTCATCGATTAGAGACATTTAGgtattttttgtatgaaactTGATCATAGGTTTAATTATACATAGGCCAATACAAATGTCTCTTAGGTAATGACGATAATGGAATTAAGGATTAGAACATAATTTGACTGATTCTAAAATTCAGGAAGGTGTTGAGTGGGAGCACAAGAGCAAAATCGCTGGTAAAATGCATGCTTGCGGACATGATGGTCATGTTACTATGCTTCTTGGGGCTGCAAAGATACTTCATGAACATCGCCACCATTTGCAGGTCTATGCATTTTTCCCTTTTGAACTACTTTCATCAGTAACATTTGGCCtaacacattttgttttgttttgtttagggAACTGTGGTGCTTATCTTTCAACCAGCTGAGGAAGGTTTGAGTGGagcaaagaagatgagagaagaaggagcGTTGAAGAACGTCGAAGCTATTTTCGGGATACATCTTTCTGCCCGGATTCCCTTTGGGAAAGCCGCTTCACGTGCAGGTTCATTTTTGGCTGGAGCTGGAGTCTTCGAGGCTGTAATCACTGGGAAAGGAGGTCATGCTGCCATCCCTCAGCATACTATAGATCCTGTTGTTGCAGCCTCAAGCATCGTCCTCAGTCTTCAACAATTGGTTTCACGTGAAACTGACCCTTTGGATTCAAAGGTTTCGTTTTTTACTCTTTGATGATCTTCACACCTGGTCTATACATTATAGAACAGAACTCATTGAGGTTTCTTCTGCAGGTGGTCACAGTTTCTAAGGTTAATGGAGGCAATGCTTTTAATGTCATCCCTGATTCAATCACCATAGGAGGAACTCTTCGAGCCTTTACCGGATTTACTCAGCTTCAACAGAGAGTCAAAGAGGTGATGCGACCCAAGATTGCGCCTATAATATTTCCCGGTATTGTTGCTTTACCCATAGAACCAATCTCCGGTTTCAACTTTTGATTCTAGGTGATTACCAAGCAAGCAGCCGTTCACCGATGCAATGCGTCCGTTAATCTAACACCAAACGGTAGAGAACCAATGCCACCAACAGTGAACAACAAGGACTTGTACAAGCAATTCAAGAAGGTGGTTAGAGATTTGTTGGGTCAAGAAGCTTTTGTGGAAGCAGCACCTGTAATGGGATCCGAAGACTTCTCATACTTTGCAGAAACAATCCCGGGCCATTTCTCTCTACTGGGAATGCAAGATGAGACCAACGGGTATGCATCGTCTCATTCACCACTCTATAGAATCAACGAGGATGTGCTTCCGTACGGTGCTGCAATCCATGCATCGATGGCAGTACAGTACCTCAAAGAGAAGGCTTCTAAAGGTTCTGTCTCAGGCTTTCATGAAGAACTCTAAACCTTGGTTGTAGACAGGTTGTTCATCGGTTATTGGTTCAGATTCAGAAGCACAAACCTAACACTCCATTGAATTAATCAAGTGTTATCGTACAAGATCCTTGCAAGTGTTATAGAATGatgaaaatgtatttaatagCTAATTTTCAATTGGCAAATTATCAACTTTTAATAGTCTGTGTAAAAGTATTGACAGAAACTTAGAACACGAATTATGATCATTGGTCTTGTTGTAATGTATTGGCAAAAATCATATCTTATGTTTAATTGACCAAaatcataagtgaaaaaaCAGTATTTCATAGCATAGAATCAAAACATAATAGTTCGGtgccaaagaaaacaaaaagttacaAATGACCTTGAGAAGTTTCACGACAACATCTTTCTCTCTAACTTCTTCTATTTCTCAGAAGAGTTGGGTCCTCTCTTCTTTCCGAAACCAACAACTGCACAAATCAATGAACCATTACTAACCAATAATAGATACGCAACGTAATAAGCATTTGAGTCAAAACCAAATGATAAATTCAGAAGCTCTAGTCTAAAACATCGAACCACAAGTGTTCCAATATAACACATTTCTCGAGTATTCACAATTCTTATTCAAATTCACAATATTATTAACCACATTCAACAATGCAGTAGTATCGCTTTATAAAAATCGAATTCAACAATGAACACTAACACACTGTAAAGGAATCAACAAAGAAACTAGATCGGAAAAATTACCTGCGGTGACAAAACGACGGTTGTGCTGCAGACGCTTGTGAGCACGACCTCTgggcttctttttcttatcttgcTTCGCAACCTTTGGAGTTTGTCCTCTAACCTTACCGGCACGAGCCAAAGATCCGTGAACCTTTCCTGAAATCGTTAAAACACACTTAACGTCAACAGATCCACatcagaagaaaaatcaaaagctaATCTATAAATTTCAAGAAGTTTCCAAGGATTTTACCCATGATTGATTAGCTTCTCTGCTTTTTGTTCCTCCGTTCCGCCGGCTGCAAGAAGCTGAAATGAGTTCGTGCGAAATCtcagaattagggttttcgagaTGATGATACGTATTTAAACCCGATACCGAAATATATTGGGCTTTATGGGCCCATACTAACTACTTAATTACTATTGGGCTTTATTAGCTCGAATATGGACATCTGTAAAACTGGACCTATAAGCAACACAAGTTTGACAATATAGGAATACAAAATAATTCGAATTCAGAGAAAAATTATCTCTACTTTAATAGGTCTATAACGTTTGCATAATCTAAAACCCAAGATATTTTGGAAacatatttctattttaatacCATTTTCCACTAATACTTTTCAATAACAGTAGTTGTTTCCATAAATAACGTCTCCACTAattgaataaaatgaaatatttaacGAATTATTAATTGCGATAATTAGATACGAATCAAAAAGATTCCACCGGCTTCGTTGGAAACTTTAAGATATTTCCGATTTTACCCCATATAAAGGGAAGATCCAACGGTTATTCTTACATCTCTCAATACGCAGCCAAATACACTCTCTCTGAAACCTCTCctcttttagggtttaataTCAACGCCTCCAAAATTTCCGTGCTTTTGTTTTCGTAGATAACGAACAATGGCTGATGAGATTGTGCCGCCGGCGACTCAATTAGCCGCCGTATCCTTAGAAAACGATGGATCTACGGTGCAAAGAGCTCAATTCTCTAACCGGGTTTTGATTCGAACGATTTTGGATCGACCTGACGGCGGAGCTGGACTCGCCGGTCAAACGGTTCGAATCGGTGGTTGGGTAAAATCCGGAAGAGATCAAGGGAAAAGAACGTTTTCTTTCCTTGCGGTTAACGATGGATCTTGTCCAGCGAATCTTCAGGTTATGGTGGATCCGTCTCTCTATGATGTCTCTAACTTGGTTGCTACGGGAACTTGTGTGACTGTTGATGGAGTTTTGAAGGTTCCACCGAAAGGTAAAGGTACGCAGCAGCAGATTGAGCTTAACGTTGTGAAGGTGATTGATGTTGGAACGGTGGATGCGTCTAAGTATCCACTTCCTAAGACTAAGTTGACTCTTGAGACTTTGAGAGATGTGCTTCATCTTCGTTCTAGAACTAACTCGGTATTACTTCTTATCTCTTTCACTGAgttgtgttttgattgttCCTAGGTTTGAATCAAAGAATAGTTGATTTATGGTGATATTTGCCTGTGATTTCAGATCTCAGCTGTTGCAAGAATTCGTAATG includes:
- the MIOX5 gene encoding myo-inositol oxygenase 5 (myo-inositol oxygenase 5 (MIOX5); FUNCTIONS IN: inositol oxygenase activity, iron ion binding; INVOLVED IN: syncytium formation; LOCATED IN: cytoplasm; EXPRESSED IN: 9 plant structures; EXPRESSED DURING: L mature pollen stage, M germinated pollen stage, 4 anthesis, petal differentiation and expansion stage; CONTAINS InterPro DOMAIN/s: Protein of unknown function DUF706 (InterPro:IPR007828); BEST Arabidopsis thaliana protein match is: myo-inositol oxygenase 4 (TAIR:AT4G26260.2); Has 490 Blast hits to 488 proteins in 159 species: Archae - 0; Bacteria - 27; Metazoa - 132; Fungi - 132; Plants - 97; Viruses - 0; Other Eukaryotes - 102 (source: NCBI BLink).), with product MNISVENPVFVHEDSTTQKTGELRLDSDIPMSKISSDDEVFLAPEMNAFGRQFRDYTDTNSERQKSVEHFYATQHTNQTLDFVQKMRSEYGKLDKMVMNIWECCELSKEVVDESDPDLDEPQIQHLLQSAEAIRKDYPNEDWLHLTALIHDLGKVLTLPQFGGLPQWAVVGDTFPVGCAFDESNVHHKYFMENPDFNNPKYNTKAGIYSEGCGLENVLMSWGHDDYMYLVAKENGSTLPSPGLFIIRYHSFYPLHKAGAYTHLMNEEDKENLKWLHVFNKYDLYSKSKVHVNVEKVKPYYMSLIKKYFPENLRW
- the MIOX5 gene encoding myo-inositol oxygenase 5; this encodes MSKISSDDEVFLAPEMNAFGRQFRDYTDTNSERQKSVEHFYATQHTNQTLDFVQKMRSEYGKLDKMVMNIWECCELSKEVVDESDPDLDEPQIQHLLQSAEAIRKDYPNEDWLHLTALIHDLGKVLTLPQFGGLPQWAVVGDTFPVGCAFDESNVHHKYFMENPDFNNPKYNTKAGIYSEGCGLENVLMSWGHDDYMYLVAKENGSTLPSPGLFIIRYHSFYPLHKAGAYTHLMNEEDKENLKWLHVFNKYDLYSKSKVHVNVEKVKPYYMSLIKKYFPENLRW
- the ILL1 gene encoding IAA-leucine resistant (ILR)-like 1 (IAA-leucine resistant (ILR)-like 1 (ILL1); FUNCTIONS IN: metallopeptidase activity, IAA-amino acid conjugate hydrolase activity; INVOLVED IN: proteolysis, auxin metabolic process; LOCATED IN: endomembrane system; CONTAINS InterPro DOMAIN/s: Peptidase M20 (InterPro:IPR002933), Peptidase M20D, mername-AA028/carboxypeptidase Ss1 (InterPro:IPR017439), Peptidase M20, dimerisation (InterPro:IPR011650), Peptidase M20D, amidohydrolase (InterPro:IPR010168); BEST Arabidopsis thaliana protein match is: IAA-leucine resistant (ILR)-like 2 (TAIR:AT5G56660.1); Has 13181 Blast hits to 13171 proteins in 2001 species: Archae - 137; Bacteria - 9700; Metazoa - 62; Fungi - 245; Plants - 308; Viruses - 0; Other Eukaryotes - 2729 (source: NCBI BLink).) — its product is MALNNFLTFQLLLLLLRVSSESPWIVAGDVSRIPINFLELAKSPEVFDSMVRIRRKIHENPELGYEEFETSKFIRSELDLIGVKYRFPVAITGIIGYIGTGEPPFVALRADMDALPIQEAVEWEHKSKNPGKMHACGHDGHVAMLLGAAKILQQHRQHLQGTVVLIFQPAEEGLSGAKMMREEGALKNVEAIFGIHLSPRTPFGKAASLAGSFMAGAGAFEAVITGKGGHAAIPQHTIDPVVAASSIVLSLQHLVSRETDPSDSKVVTVTKVNGGNAFNVIPDSITIGGTLRAFTGFTQLQERIKEIITKQAAVHRCNASVNLAPNGNQPMPPTVNNMDLYKKFKKVVRDLLGQEAFVEAVPEMGSEDFSYFAETIPGHFSLLGMQDETQGYASSHSPHYRINEDVLPYGAAIHATMAVQYLKDKASKGSVSGFHDEL
- the ILL1 gene encoding IAA-leucine resistant (ILR)-like 1; protein product: MALNNFLTFQLLLLLLRVSSESPWIVAGDVSRIPINFLELAKSPEVFDSMVRIRRKIHENPELGYEEFETSKFIRSELDLIGVKYRFPVAITGIIGYIGTGEPPFVALRADMDALPIQEAVEWEHKSKNPGKMHACGHDGHVAMLLGAAKILQQHRQHLQGTVVLIFQPAEEGLSGAKMMREEGALKNVEAIFGIHLSPRTPFGKAASLAGSFMAGAGAFEAVITGKGGHAAIPQHTIDPVVAASSIVLSLQHLVSRETDPSDSKVVTVTKVNGGNAFNVIPDSITIGGTLRAFTGFTQLQERIKEVI
- the ILL2 gene encoding IAA-leucine resistant (ILR)-like 2 (IAA-leucine resistant (ILR)-like 2 (ILL2); FUNCTIONS IN: metallopeptidase activity, IAA-amino acid conjugate hydrolase activity, IAA-Ala conjugate hydrolase activity; INVOLVED IN: proteolysis, auxin metabolic process; LOCATED IN: endomembrane system; CONTAINS InterPro DOMAIN/s: Peptidase M20 (InterPro:IPR002933), Peptidase M20D, amidohydrolase (InterPro:IPR010168), Peptidase M20D, mername-AA028/carboxypeptidase Ss1 (InterPro:IPR017439), Peptidase M20, dimerisation (InterPro:IPR011650); BEST Arabidopsis thaliana protein match is: IAA-leucine resistant (ILR)-like 1 (TAIR:AT5G56650.1); Has 12923 Blast hits to 12915 proteins in 1981 species: Archae - 133; Bacteria - 9506; Metazoa - 56; Fungi - 252; Plants - 310; Viruses - 0; Other Eukaryotes - 2666 (source: NCBI BLink).), which codes for MALNKLLSLTFQLLLFLLSVSSESPWIAEDTSQIQTKLLEFAKSPEVFDWMVKIRRKIHENPELGYEELETSKLIRSELELIGIKYRYPVAITGVIGYIGTGEPPFVALRADMDALPIQEGVEWEHKSKIAGKMHACGHDGHVTMLLGAAKILHEHRHHLQGTVVLIFQPAEEGLSGAKKMREEGALKNVEAIFGIHLSARIPFGKAASRAGSFLAGAGVFEAVITGKGGHAAIPQHTIDPVVAASSIVLSLQQLVSRETDPLDSKVVTVSKVNGGNAFNVIPDSITIGGTLRAFTGFTQLQQRVKEVITKQAAVHRCNASVNLTPNGREPMPPTVNNKDLYKQFKKVVRDLLGQEAFVEAAPVMGSEDFSYFAETIPGHFSLLGMQDETNGYASSHSPLYRINEDVLPYGAAIHASMAVQYLKEKASKGSVSGFHEEL
- a CDS encoding Ribosomal protein S30 family protein (Ribosomal protein S30 family protein; FUNCTIONS IN: structural constituent of ribosome; INVOLVED IN: translation; LOCATED IN: cytosolic small ribosomal subunit, ribosome; EXPRESSED IN: 23 plant structures; EXPRESSED DURING: 15 growth stages; CONTAINS InterPro DOMAIN/s: Ribosomal protein S30 (InterPro:IPR006846); BEST Arabidopsis thaliana protein match is: Ribosomal protein S30 family protein (TAIR:AT4G29390.1); Has 682 Blast hits to 682 proteins in 246 species: Archae - 2; Bacteria - 0; Metazoa - 304; Fungi - 135; Plants - 106; Viruses - 1; Other Eukaryotes - 134 (source: NCBI BLink).); translated protein: MGKVHGSLARAGKVRGQTPKVAKQDKKKKPRGRAHKRLQHNRRFVTAVVGFGKKRGPNSSEK